The Halorientalis sp. IM1011 genome window below encodes:
- a CDS encoding NAD(P)/FAD-dependent oxidoreductase, with amino-acid sequence MADDIAIVGAGAAGAGAAYALADADASVTVFEKSGGVCGRAATRRREGCRYDHGANYVKADDERVTELVTDGLDTEGLVDIAEPVWVFDADGEISEGRDADDHKWTYETGITQLAKRLFGATDASVENGVRISEPVRENDGWRLYDTDHEDLGHFDAVLLTPPAPQTADLLGSANWEHRLCRELREAVAVIPYRTIVSAVLHYPFELDQPYYALVNTDDDHDVGWVSREECKDGHVPDGESLLIAQMSPDWSVDHYDDADGAITATAAERVAELLDDERLADPDWTDTQHWRYALADDGVDAGTVDRAAEHGLYLAGDWVAGEARVHAALRNGLETGERITDRR; translated from the coding sequence ATGGCTGACGACATCGCTATCGTCGGGGCCGGCGCGGCGGGCGCGGGTGCCGCCTACGCGCTCGCCGACGCCGACGCGTCGGTCACCGTCTTCGAGAAGAGCGGGGGTGTCTGTGGTCGCGCCGCGACGCGTCGCCGCGAGGGCTGTCGGTACGACCACGGGGCCAACTACGTCAAGGCCGACGACGAGCGGGTGACCGAACTGGTGACCGACGGCCTCGACACCGAGGGACTGGTCGACATCGCGGAGCCGGTCTGGGTGTTCGACGCCGACGGGGAGATTTCGGAGGGACGGGACGCCGACGACCACAAGTGGACCTACGAAACGGGAATCACTCAGCTGGCGAAACGGCTGTTCGGAGCGACCGACGCGTCGGTCGAGAACGGTGTCCGCATCTCCGAACCCGTCCGCGAGAACGACGGCTGGCGGCTCTACGACACCGATCACGAGGATCTGGGACACTTCGACGCCGTCTTGCTCACGCCGCCGGCCCCCCAGACGGCGGACCTGCTGGGCTCGGCGAACTGGGAACACCGGCTCTGCCGGGAACTCCGCGAGGCTGTCGCCGTGATACCCTATCGAACCATCGTCTCCGCCGTCCTCCACTATCCCTTCGAACTGGACCAGCCCTACTACGCGCTCGTCAACACCGACGACGACCACGACGTGGGGTGGGTCTCCCGCGAGGAGTGCAAGGACGGGCACGTCCCCGACGGCGAGAGCCTGCTGATCGCCCAGATGAGCCCCGACTGGTCGGTGGATCACTACGACGACGCCGACGGCGCGATCACCGCGACCGCCGCCGAACGGGTCGCCGAGCTGCTCGACGACGAGCGACTGGCGGATCCGGACTGGACGGACACCCAGCACTGGCGCTACGCACTGGCCGACGACGGCGTCGACGCCGGGACCGTCGATCGGGCGGCCGAACACGGCCTCTACCTCGCGGGCGACTGGGTGGCCGGCGAGGCCCGCGTCCACGCCGCCCTCCGGAACGGACTGGAGACCGGCGAGCGCATCACCGACCGACGCTGA
- a CDS encoding tRNA uridine(34) 5-carboxymethylaminomethyl modification radical SAM/GNAT enzyme Elp3, with protein sequence MSTETTDPTETEAFEQVCEELVQRILAGDLERDEVEQAKLEVCSDFSSPKVPKNSELLDYAPLERREELEEVLQRKPVRTASGVSPVAIMTSPERCPHGKCLYCPGGPDSEFSSAQSYTGHEPAAARGKQNDYDPYGQVTLRLEQLREIGHPVDKVELILMGGTMTARSHDYQEWFVKRALEAMNDYDAAAQPEPAEGESFAEDPQEQEFSYLEDVIAENETGDVRNIATTFETKPDWCDPEQIDRMLDLGGTKVEVGVQTTFERINREMHRGHGVQDSIDANRRLRDSGFKVGFHMMPGQPGMSKEMCLEDFRRIFEESEWRPDYLKIYPTLIVEGTATYDMYHRGDFDPLGNEEAAELVAEIKSMIPKYTRLQRVQRDIPADFIEGGVWKSNLRQLARQRMDEHGWTCDCIRCREVGMNDEEPEDVELQELTYEAGGGTEHFLSFEDPEKDLLIGFCRVRFPNDPVRKELENAALVRELHVYGSQVGVGQQSEADQHQHRGYGRRLLERAEQLAVENGFEKLSVLSGIGVRQYYREKLDYYQDGPYVSKRL encoded by the coding sequence ATGAGCACGGAGACGACCGACCCCACCGAGACGGAGGCGTTCGAGCAGGTCTGTGAGGAGCTGGTCCAGCGGATTCTCGCGGGCGACCTGGAACGCGACGAGGTCGAGCAGGCCAAGTTAGAGGTCTGTTCGGACTTCTCCTCGCCGAAGGTTCCGAAAAACTCCGAGTTGCTCGACTACGCCCCGCTCGAACGCCGGGAGGAGTTAGAGGAAGTCCTCCAGCGCAAGCCCGTCCGGACGGCGTCGGGCGTCTCCCCCGTCGCGATCATGACCTCGCCCGAGCGGTGTCCCCACGGGAAGTGTCTCTACTGCCCGGGCGGCCCCGACTCGGAGTTCTCGAGCGCCCAGAGCTACACCGGTCACGAGCCCGCGGCGGCCCGTGGGAAGCAAAACGACTACGATCCCTACGGCCAGGTCACGCTCCGACTGGAACAACTCCGAGAGATCGGTCACCCCGTCGACAAGGTCGAACTCATCCTGATGGGCGGGACGATGACCGCCCGCTCCCACGACTACCAGGAGTGGTTCGTCAAGCGCGCGCTGGAGGCGATGAACGACTACGACGCCGCGGCCCAGCCCGAACCCGCCGAGGGCGAGAGCTTCGCCGAGGATCCCCAGGAGCAAGAGTTCAGCTACCTCGAAGACGTCATCGCCGAGAACGAGACCGGTGACGTGCGCAACATCGCGACCACCTTCGAGACCAAGCCCGACTGGTGTGATCCCGAGCAGATCGACCGGATGCTCGATCTCGGTGGGACGAAGGTCGAGGTCGGCGTCCAGACCACCTTCGAGCGGATCAACCGCGAGATGCACCGCGGCCACGGCGTGCAGGACTCCATCGACGCCAACCGCCGGCTGCGGGACTCGGGGTTCAAGGTCGGCTTCCACATGATGCCCGGCCAGCCCGGGATGAGCAAGGAGATGTGCCTCGAAGATTTCCGCCGGATCTTCGAGGAGTCGGAGTGGCGGCCCGACTACCTCAAGATCTACCCGACGCTGATCGTCGAGGGCACGGCGACCTACGACATGTACCACCGCGGCGACTTCGACCCCCTCGGGAACGAGGAGGCCGCCGAACTCGTCGCGGAGATCAAGTCGATGATTCCGAAGTACACCCGGCTCCAGCGCGTCCAGCGGGACATCCCTGCGGACTTCATCGAGGGCGGCGTCTGGAAGTCCAACCTCCGGCAACTCGCGCGCCAGCGGATGGACGAGCACGGCTGGACCTGCGACTGCATCCGGTGCCGGGAGGTCGGGATGAACGACGAGGAACCCGAGGACGTCGAACTGCAGGAACTGACCTACGAGGCCGGCGGCGGCACCGAACACTTCCTCTCCTTCGAGGACCCCGAGAAGGACCTCCTGATCGGCTTCTGTCGGGTGCGGTTCCCGAACGATCCCGTCAGGAAGGAACTGGAAAACGCCGCGCTGGTGCGGGAACTCCACGTCTACGGAAGCCAAGTGGGGGTCGGTCAGCAGAGCGAGGCCGACCAGCACCAGCACCGCGGCTACGGCCGGCGGCTGCTGGAGCGGGCCGAGCAACTGGCGGTCGAGAACGGCTTCGAGAAACTATCGGTCCTCTCGGGGATCGGCGTCCGGCAGTACTACCGGGAGAAACTGGACTATTATCAGGACGGGCCGTACGTGTCGAAGCGACTCTGA